GCTTCGTTGCGCTTTGCCATGAATCCTTCAGTCTCCTGCCGCTAACGGGTTATGGACTGCCGCGGCCCGGACGGCGCGCGGCTCATAGTGACGATGCGGGCGAATCTGTCACGCGGCCGATCTCGGCCTTTGCAGCAAAGGCGCAAGATACCGGCCTGTAAAACTGGCCTTCGACTGTGCGACGTGCTCTGGCGTCCCCTGCGCGATGATCTGGCCGCCACCGGCACCGCCTTCCGGACCGAGGTCGATGACCCAGTCGGCGGTTTTTATTACATCCAGATTATGCTCGATGATTACGACAGTATTACCTTGATCTCGCAGCCGGTGAATCACTTCGAGCAACAGAGCGATATCGTGGAAGTGCAGGCCGGTGGTCGGCTCGTCGAGAATGTATAGAGTCCGACCCGTATCACGCTTGCTCAGTTCCAACGAAAGCTTGACGCGCTGAGCCTCGCCGCCCGACAGCGTGGTCGCTGACTGACCGAGCCGGATGTACCCGAGACCCACGTCGAGCAAGGTTTTCAGCTTGCGCGCGACAATTGGCACGGGCTTGAAGAACTCGTACGCGGCTTCCACAGTGAGGTCGAGCACCTCGTGGATATTCTTGCCCTTGTACTGGACATCGAGCGTTTCCCGGTTGTATCGCTTACCGTGACAGACGTCGCATGGTACGTAGACGTCAGGCAAAAAGTGCATTTCGACCTTGAGCACGCCGTCGCCCTGGCACGATTCGCAGCGTCCGCCCTTCACGTTGAACGAGAAACGGCCGGGATCGTAGCCCCGTTCCTTCGACGCCGGCACGCCCGCGAACAACTCACGAATTGGCGTAAAGAGGCCGGTGTAGGTCGCGGGATTCGAGCGCGGTGTACGGCCGATCGGCGATTGATCTACGTTGATCACCTTGTCGAAGTGTTCCAGCCCTTCAATTGCCTCATAAGGCGCGGGTTCGGCGGACGAACCGTACAGATGCTGGGAAACGGCGTGGTACAGGGTGTCGTTGATGAGCGTGGATTTGCCCGAGCCGGACACGCCCGTCACGCAGGTCAGCAATCCGACCGGCAGATCGAGCGACACGCGTTTCAGATTGTTGCCGTACGCCTCCGTGATCCGCAGCCGCCGTTCGTCCGGCGGCGTGCGGTCGGTCGAATAGCTGATGCTCCGTTTGCCCGACAGATACTGTCCGGTCATGGAATTCGGGTCATTCTCGACGTGCTTCGCCGATCCTTGCGAGACAATCTCGCCGCCGTGCACGCCCGCTCCCGGCCCCATGTCGACGACGTAGTCGGCCATGCGGATCATGTCTTCGTCGTGCTCGACCACGATCACCGAATTGCCGATGTCGCGTAAATGCTTGAGCGTGGCGATGAGCCGGTCGTTGTCGCGCTGATGCAAGCCGATGGACGGTTCGTCGAGTACGTACATCACGCCCGTCAAGCCGGAACCAATCTGCGACGCCAGCCGGATACGCTGCGCTTCGCCGCCGGAGAGCGTCTCGGCGCTGCGTTCCAGCGACAAATAATCCAGCCCGACGTTGTTCAGGAACGTGAGCCGCGCGACGATTTCCTTGATGACCCGATCGGCGATCTCGCCCTTCGAGCCATCCAAGTGGAGCGTCTGGAAATAACCGAGCGTCTCGCGCAGCGGCCAGCCGCTCACTTCGTAAATGGCCCGCGCATTCTCGCCCGTGCCGAGCTTGACGTTGCGCGCCTCGGTCCGCAGCCGCGTGCCTTCGCACGCCGGGCAGGCCTGATTGTTCTGATACTTCGCCAGTTCCTCGCGGACCGCCGCCGAATCGGTTTCCTTGTAGCGGCGCTCCAGACTCGGGATGATCCCTTCGAACGCATGCTCGCGGACCGTCGTGCGGCCGCGCTCGTTGATGTACGAGAACGGGATGACCTCTTTGCCGGATCCGAACAGCAGGACCTTGCGGACGTTTTCGGGTAGATCTTCGAATGCGCCGTCGATATCGAATTCGAAAAACGACGCCAGGCTTTGCAGCATCTGGAAGTAGAACTGGTTGCGCCGGTCCCATCCCTTCACCGCGCCCGCCGCGAGCGACAGCGACGGATGCGCGACTACCCGCTTCGGGTCGAAGAATGTGATCTGGCCCAGGCCGTCACATTCAGGGCACGCGCCCATGGGATTGTTGAACGAGAACAAGCGCGGCTCGAGTTCCTGCAGCGAGTACGAACAGATCGGACAGGCGAACTTCGAGCTGTACAGATGCTCTTTCTCCGAATCCATTTCGAGCGCGATCGCGCGGCCATCGGCGAGACGCAGCGCCGTTTCGAAGGATTCCGCGAGCCGTTGCTTCATGTCCGGCCGCACTTTCAACCGGTCGATAACAACGTCGATAGTGTGTTTGTCGTTCTTCTTCAGCTTGGGCAGCGACTCGATCTCATAGATCTTCGCCACGCCTTCGTTCGCTGTGCCCCCGCCCGAACGCACGCGAAACCGGATGAAACCCTGCGCCTGCATGGCCTCGAACAATTCGAGATGCTCACCCTTGCGATCCGCGACCACGGGCGCGAGGATCATCAGCTTCGTTTCCTCGGGCATGGCGAGCGCGGCGTCGACCATTTGCGACACGCTTTGCGCTTCGAGCGGAATGTGGTGATCAGGGCAGTGCGGCGTACCCACGCGGGCAAACAGCAAGCGCAGGTAGTCATGAATCTCAGTGACCGTGCCGACGGTGGAGCGCGGATTATGCGAAGTCGCTTTCTGCTCGATCGAGATAGCCGGCGACAATCCTTCGATCAGGTCGACGTCCGGTTTCTCCATCAGTTGCAGGAACTGACGCGCGTAGGCGGACAAACTTTCGACGTAGCGGCGCTGACCTTCGGCGTAGAGCGTGTCGAACGCGAGAGACGATTTCCCCGAACCCGACAAGCCCGTAATCACGATCAGCTTGTGACGCGGCAAGTCGAGACTGATGTTCTTAAGGTTGTGGGTGCGAGCCCCACGAATACGAATTTCTTCCATGAACCGGGCGGAAAGTAAGGGGGCTAAACCTGCTACTATAACGACTTTTCGAGGGCGCGTTGCCCGCGCTCATCGGCGTCAATCAAGCGTGCGGCGGGGTTGCGAAGGGTGTTGGCGGATTGCCGATAGCCCATTTAAGCGGCGCTCGGGCAGTATCCGCGCGAGTTTTGCGGGTTGCATTGGCGCAGGGTTGAAGCAGGTCCAGGCGCTCAGCCACCCGTCTCATATAGTGCCGTTCTGGGCAACCACAAGGCGGCCGTGCTTGAGTTCCGCGTCCGCGCGCACGGCCAGACGCGTTTCCACATTACCTCGTCCCGATGTCCAATCCGTCTGCTACGTCCACACGTTTGAGCGCGCCAGAGTTGCGTGCAACCGTGTCGCTTGCCGCTATCTTCGCGCTGCGCATGCTCGGTCTCTTCATGATCATGCCGGTGTTTTCGATCTACGCGAAAACCCTTCCCGGCGGCGACAACGTGCTGCTGGTCGGCATTGCGCTCGGCGCTTACGGCGTGACGCAATCGCTGCTGTACATCTTTTATGGCTGGGTCTCGGACAAGCTCGGGCGCAAGCCGGTGATCACGTTCGGGCTGATCGTGTTCGCCATCGGCAGCTTCGTGGCGGCGGTCGGCCATTCCATGACATGGATCATTGTCGGCCGCGTGATCCAGGGCATGGGCGCGGTATCGTCGGCGGTGATCGCGTTTATTGCTGACCTGACCACGGAAGAAAACCGCACGAAAGCCATGGCCATGGTGGGCGCGAGCATTGGTGTCTCGTTCGCGGTGGCCATTGTCGGCGCGCCGATCGTGTTTCAGTGGGTCGGCATGAGCGGACTGTTCACGCTGATCGGATTTTTATCGATACTCGCGGTCGGCGTCGTGATCTGGGTCGTCCCGGACGCGCCCAAACCGCCCGTGCACGTGAAGGCGCCGTTCGCCGAAGTGCTGCACAACGTGGAATTGCTGCGCCTGAACTTTGGCGTGCTCGTGTTGCACGCCACGCAAACCGCGCTGTTTCTTGTTGTGCCGCGCATTCTGGAAGCGGGCGGTTTGCCGGTCGCAGCCCATTGGAAAGTCTATTTGCCCGTGATGGGCCTGGCGTTCGTCATGATGGTGCCGGCTATTATTGCCGCGGAAAAACGCGGAAAAATGAAGGCCGTGATGGTCAGCGCCATAGGTCTTATCCTGATTGGCCAGTTGTTACTCGGCGCCGCTCCGCATACCCTGTGGTCAGTGGCCGCAGTTTTGTTCGTGTACTTCCTGGGCTTCAATGTGCTGGAAGCGTCGCAGCCGTCGCTCGTCTCCAAACTCGCGCCTGGCACGAGAAAGGGGGCGGCGGCAGGCGTCTACAACACAACGCAGTCGATCGGCCTGGCCATTGGCGGGGTGATCGGCGGCTGGCTGCTGAAGGTAGACGGGCAAAGCGCTGTATTTTTCGCGTGCTCAGGGTTGGTTTTTGCATGGCTGATTGTGGCGGCGAACATGAAACCGCCGCCGCAGAAAGTCCGGCGCACCGCTTAAGCAGTTTTAGTTTCTAGTCGGGCGTGTTTCGCCGTGTTGGCGAAATTTTGCGCGCAGCGTGGTGCATGAGGTTTGCGGGTTTGCAGGTCTTGCTGAACAGGTCGACCGCAACCGCGTGTCGCGTTGTGAGCGCACCGCATCAGATCAAATTGAATTGAATCAACAGGAGAAATCATGGCATCCGTCAATAAAGTCATTCTCGTCGGAAATCTGGGAGCCGATCCGGAAACCCGCTATCTGCCGAGCGGCGACGCCGTGGCCAACATCCGTCTTGCCACCACGGATCGCTTCAAGGACAAGACGTCCGGCGAGATGAAGGAGCTGACGGAATGGCATCGCGTGTCGTTTTTCGGCCGGCTGGCCGAGATCGTCAACGAGTACCTGAAGAAGGGCTCGTCGGTGTATATCGAGGGCCGGATCCGTACGCGTAAGTACACCGATCAAGCCGGCGTGGAAAAGTACGCGACCGAGATTGTTGCTGAACAAATGCAGATGCTGGGTGGACGCAGCGGCGCAGGCGGCGCAGGCGGCGGTGGTGGCGATGAAGGCTACAGCCGTGCGCCTGCCGAGCGCAGCGGCGGCGGTGGTGCTAGCCGAGGCGGTGCTGCGGCCGGACGTCCGGCAGGCGGCGGTAGCGCTGGCGGCGCAGGCCGGCCGAGCGCGCCGGCGGGCGGCGGTTTCGACGAAATGGACGACGATATTCCGTTCTAGATCTGCGTACCGCAGTTTTCGCTGCGTTTGACTTAAAAGCCCGCCTCGTGCGGGCTTTTTGCGTTGTGCGCAGGCCGAGATGACGATCGACGGTCGGGGGCGTTCAGCGCACCTTGCCCGGGTCGATGCAGCTCGACAGTTGGTATCGGGAAAATAAGCGTTGCAATCGCGCCACGTGCCAGCGGGACAGCACGCTATCGCCGAAAAATAAAGACCAGGGAAATATGTCCGATATGGAAACCCAGGACGTCTCTGCGTTCACTGCGCATGGCACCAGCGCGCGATCTCGGATGAAGGTAGCTTCTAGTCTATTCGCCACCCGAAATAACCGGTGCGCGGACAGGTGATCGTGCCATTGCCGTGTCGAGTTTCAACTAAGCCCAATTTTGTTCACCACTCAATCAGCAGGTACATATTGCCGTAATCCGGGCGGTCGCTACATTGCGAATATAGAAACGAATTCGAGCATAGTTTCTAAAACCGAGAGGATTAGGATAATTCGTATAGAGCTGTCGGGTATTTGAAAACTACTCTGACCCACGTTGAAACCCGCGCGATGCAGCTTTTATCCACAAGCAATCCATTGCAGGAAACAGCCAGGCAACGCAGCGTGCCGACCCTCGTCGCAATAGGACAAGTCTTGTATTGCCGCGCTGCGCAGCGGGAACATTGAGAGTGTTCCTATATAGAGCGGCTGATCGCCGTGTTCTTATGTGCAACAGCGCATTACCAAATTGATCGTTGCCAGTCGGCGCGGATTCAACCCGAAGTGCAAACGAAAAAACTGAGAGGCGGCATTGAAACTGCGAATCGTTCTGGCAGACGATCATCCGTTCGTTTTGCTCGGCATTCGAGCGACGTTCAGCATGGATGAAAATCTGGAGGTCGTGGCCGAGGCTGCAAGCGCTGCAGAGTTATTGAGGCTGCTGGCGTACACCCCGTGCGACGTGCTGGTGACCGACTTCGCCATGCCCGAGCAAGGCCTGCAGGCGGAAGACGGCCTGCGGCTCATCAAGCGTTTGCGGCGAGACTGGCCGGCCATCAGCATTGTCGTGCTGACCAGCATGAGCAATGTCGCCATCCTCCGGTCAATCCTGGCGGCCGGTGCCATGAGCTTGCTCAACAAAGTCGAGTCCATGGACGAGCTTGCCGCGGCAGTCAGGTTTGCGGGTGTTGGACGCCGTTACCTGAGCACGTCGATTGTCTCAGCGCTGGCAGTAGCGGGCGCCGAAACCGACGCATTGGGAGAGGGTCCGCGCCTTTCGCCGCGGGAGATTGAAGTCGTGCGAATGTTCGCGAGCGGTTTGTCGATCACGGAGATCGCGCGTTTCATGAAGCGCGATGTCCGCACGATCAGCCGTCAGAAGCGCGACGCCATGAGCAAGCTCGGGGTTCAGAACGATCCGGGATTATTCGCGTTTGCACGCGCGCACGGAATGACGTGATGGTTGGGATTGCGAAAGGCTTTCGGAGGCATCTTATGTCGATGACGGCGCGGATCAACGATCCTTCAGCAGGCTGTGTAAGCACCGGTAAATTGAAACCCGCCGCGAGCGGACGCATCACCTGGGCGAATTTCAGGTTAAAAGAGGTTAGTAAATGATTGCGTTCACTCAACGAATCAAATTAGCGGTAGCGGACGATCATCCATTAGTTATTCTTGCCATCGAGCGCCTGATCGCTAATGTGCAGAACATTGAAATTGTGTGTCGCGCGCAGGATTCAACCGGGCTGGTGGAAGCACTCGAAACGCAGGAATGCGACGTCGTCATCATGGATTTTTACATGCCGGGCGGCGAGCATGGCGATGGTATCGACTTGATCAAATACATCGTCGAACATCATCCGAAAGCGGCAATCGTCGTGTTATCCATGACAACGGATGCGGATCTCATCGCGCGTGCACTCGATGCAGGCGCCAACGCGGTGGTCAGCAAGCAGGACAGGCTCGAGCTTATCTACGTGGCGATCGTGACGGTGCTCGCGCACGAGGATTATCTTGGACCGTCAGTGCGCATACTGCTCGCGGATGCGAATTCGGCAAACCGGGTGGATCTCATTCGACAGAAACTCACGCGCCGCGAGCTTGACGTCATTGCCCGCTATGCGCGCGGCGGCAACGTCACCGAAATCGCGCGCGAACTCGGCCGCAGCGTCAAGACAATCAGCGCGCAAAAATGCGCCGCCATGCGCAAGCTCGATTTATCGACGGATGCCGAGCTTTACCGGTTTGCATTTGACAGTGGCCTGGTGCAGGCACAACGACTGGGAGTTTAGCCAACGGCATTAGAAGCCGTCGCGATACAAGTAAAAATTGTATCGATCTGGCCCAGGAGACACGTGGGCCATCACGTACCAGGCGCATAAAACAAAAATGGATTCGAAAATCCGGATTATCGTGGCGGACGATCATGCGGTCGTGCGAGAGGGAATCCGCATCTGGCTTGAGCGAGATCCCCGAGTGGAGGTTGTGGCGACAGCCGACGATACCGAATCGCTCGCAGACCGAATAGACAGCTTTCCATGCGACGTCGTGATATCCGACATTGGCATGCGGGGCATCAACGGCGAAAACAATGCCATAGCGTTTCTACGACGTTTCTTGCGGCAACCACAGCGGCCGCGAGTGATCATTGTGACCATGATCGCGCAGCCCCAAATGCTGGCAGGGTTGCTGGACCTGGGCGTGGACGGCCTGGTCGACAAGCGCGATTGCATGGACGCACTGAACCAGGCGGTTATCGAGGTGATCGATGGCGGACGTTTCGTCTCGACGCACGCGGGAGCGCTTCTGGGCAACGAAATGGTCAATGTCACCGGCCGCGCCGGCGTACTGAGCGCCCGCGAGTGGGAGGTTTTACAGTTGTACGCGAGCGGCTTGTCGCTGATCAGCATTGCGCAGCGTCTGGCGCGCAGCGTGAAAACCATTGGTACGCAAAAGCGCAGCGCGATGCGTAAGCTTGGGCTGAGAAGCGAGCTTGAACTGATCGATTATTTGAGACAAATCGGCCTCGCTTAACGTCGGAACCACGTCGACATTTCCCTCTAAGCGCCACCGCCAGAACAACACCCGCACCGAACAAACGCCCACTGTTTCTCAGAAATGTTTAGGAATGCTCTGATTAAGTCGGTGTGCCTTTCACTCCAGACTTAAACGCTTTACTTCGCCAACGCGCGTGACCGAACCCACCTCTTTTGTGCGGTCCGGCGTGCATTGGCTGAGGGCGAATTTCAGACGGGGTGATGGCATGTTCAAGAAACTGATAGGCGAGTGCGTGGGAAGCTTTTCGCTTGTCTTCTTCGGCTGCGGCAGCACCGCGCTCGCGAGTGGTTATTTTCGCCCGGACATGGGACTCGTTTGCCAGGCTGTGGCCTTCGGCCTCGCTGCAACCACGCTTGTCTACGTTCTGCGCCCCGTTTGCTCCGCTCATTTCAATCCCGCGGTCACCGTGGGTTTCGCCATTGCCAACCGGTTTCCCGTGAGGGACTTGGGTCCAACCATAGCCGCTCAGGTCGTGGGAGCCACCGCCGGAGGGTGGCTCTTGTATGTCGTTGCAAGCGCACGCCCGGGAATCTCGCCCGATCTCATCGCGTTCGGCGCCAATGGTTACGGGGCTCATTCGCCCGCCGGATATCAGCTGCACGCCGCGCTGATCGTCGAGGCGCTGATGACCTTCGTGTTCGTCCTCGTGACTCTCTCGGTCGCATCCGGCAGGCGCGCGCGTTTCAACGACGCCGCGCTGATCGGGCTTTCGCTGACGTTGTGTTCCCTGCTCGCCATTCCGGTGACAAACGCGTCTTTGAACCCGGCTCGTTCCACCGGCGCCGCGCTCGTGGTGGGCGGCTGGGCCCTGGATCAACTCTGGCTGTTTTGGGCGGCGCCGCTCGCGGGCGGCGTTCTGGCCGGCCTCATCCATCCCATGCTCCAGCGCAGCGCTTCGAGTAAGAGCGAGCCGCAGACGCGCGTTGGCCGGATCGACAGCGCGCTCGACAAGCAGCTGTCGTAACGAGCGCGCACATCATGTCCTCCCCCTCCATTCGCCGTCTGATTCGCCTGATGACGCTGCTCGTGCTCGTATGGGCCACATCGAGCGTTTCGGCCGAGCCTTTGCGCGTTGACCGCGCGAAGGCAACTACCCAAGGCTATTCGACGCTGATCCGCGAAGAATTCCCGGCTCGCCGCTCAGAATCCATGCCAGCAAGCAGCGGCCCTAAACAGTCGCAGACGTTGAGTTTAAGCGCCGACGAACGCGCCTATTTGCACTCGCTGCCACCTCTTACGCTGGGCGTCGATGGCAGTTGGGCGCCATTCAGCTATGTGGATTCCCGCGGCGAGTCGAGTGGCATCGCAATGGCATACGCAACGTATTTATCGAAGGCGCTCGATATCGATTTCGAGCAGCGTGTGTATCCCGATTGGGCCGGTGTGTCGAATGCGTTTGCTCGTGGCCAGATCGACATGCTCACGACTACCGAGCGCGAGACGCCGCGTCTTGCTGGCGGAATCTCGACCGGATCGGTGGCGGACTATCCACTCGTCATGGTCGGGCGGTTGGGCGAACCTGTGACGAAGGGTATCGAGGAGGCGTTGTCGTGGCGGATCGTGGTGACGGCGCGTCTGGCGGCTAGCGGGCGGCTTGGCAACTTGCCGCCGAGCGCCGCGCTTATCATCGCTCCCACTCTGAGCGCCGGGCTGGATCGCGTGGCGCGGGGCGAAGCGGATCTGTTCGTAGGTGATCTCGTTGCCGCCGATATCGCGCTCGCCGCGCGTTACGAGGACGAACTGAAGATCATCGGGCCGGCCGGCAACTTCGAGCATATGAGCTTCGCGCTGCGTCCGGAATTCAGCCGGCTCGTGCCGTTGATCGACCGTGCGTTGAGCGCTAT
This window of the Caballeronia sp. SBC1 genome carries:
- the uvrA gene encoding excinuclease ABC subunit UvrA, with protein sequence MEEIRIRGARTHNLKNISLDLPRHKLIVITGLSGSGKSSLAFDTLYAEGQRRYVESLSAYARQFLQLMEKPDVDLIEGLSPAISIEQKATSHNPRSTVGTVTEIHDYLRLLFARVGTPHCPDHHIPLEAQSVSQMVDAALAMPEETKLMILAPVVADRKGEHLELFEAMQAQGFIRFRVRSGGGTANEGVAKIYEIESLPKLKKNDKHTIDVVIDRLKVRPDMKQRLAESFETALRLADGRAIALEMDSEKEHLYSSKFACPICSYSLQELEPRLFSFNNPMGACPECDGLGQITFFDPKRVVAHPSLSLAAGAVKGWDRRNQFYFQMLQSLASFFEFDIDGAFEDLPENVRKVLLFGSGKEVIPFSYINERGRTTVREHAFEGIIPSLERRYKETDSAAVREELAKYQNNQACPACEGTRLRTEARNVKLGTGENARAIYEVSGWPLRETLGYFQTLHLDGSKGEIADRVIKEIVARLTFLNNVGLDYLSLERSAETLSGGEAQRIRLASQIGSGLTGVMYVLDEPSIGLHQRDNDRLIATLKHLRDIGNSVIVVEHDEDMIRMADYVVDMGPGAGVHGGEIVSQGSAKHVENDPNSMTGQYLSGKRSISYSTDRTPPDERRLRITEAYGNNLKRVSLDLPVGLLTCVTGVSGSGKSTLINDTLYHAVSQHLYGSSAEPAPYEAIEGLEHFDKVINVDQSPIGRTPRSNPATYTGLFTPIRELFAGVPASKERGYDPGRFSFNVKGGRCESCQGDGVLKVEMHFLPDVYVPCDVCHGKRYNRETLDVQYKGKNIHEVLDLTVEAAYEFFKPVPIVARKLKTLLDVGLGYIRLGQSATTLSGGEAQRVKLSLELSKRDTGRTLYILDEPTTGLHFHDIALLLEVIHRLRDQGNTVVIIEHNLDVIKTADWVIDLGPEGGAGGGQIIAQGTPEHVAQSKASFTGRYLAPLLQRPRSAA
- a CDS encoding MFS transporter, translating into MSNPSATSTRLSAPELRATVSLAAIFALRMLGLFMIMPVFSIYAKTLPGGDNVLLVGIALGAYGVTQSLLYIFYGWVSDKLGRKPVITFGLIVFAIGSFVAAVGHSMTWIIVGRVIQGMGAVSSAVIAFIADLTTEENRTKAMAMVGASIGVSFAVAIVGAPIVFQWVGMSGLFTLIGFLSILAVGVVIWVVPDAPKPPVHVKAPFAEVLHNVELLRLNFGVLVLHATQTALFLVVPRILEAGGLPVAAHWKVYLPVMGLAFVMMVPAIIAAEKRGKMKAVMVSAIGLILIGQLLLGAAPHTLWSVAAVLFVYFLGFNVLEASQPSLVSKLAPGTRKGAAAGVYNTTQSIGLAIGGVIGGWLLKVDGQSAVFFACSGLVFAWLIVAANMKPPPQKVRRTA
- a CDS encoding single-stranded DNA-binding protein — protein: MASVNKVILVGNLGADPETRYLPSGDAVANIRLATTDRFKDKTSGEMKELTEWHRVSFFGRLAEIVNEYLKKGSSVYIEGRIRTRKYTDQAGVEKYATEIVAEQMQMLGGRSGAGGAGGGGGDEGYSRAPAERSGGGGASRGGAAAGRPAGGGSAGGAGRPSAPAGGGFDEMDDDIPF
- a CDS encoding response regulator transcription factor, with the translated sequence MKLRIVLADDHPFVLLGIRATFSMDENLEVVAEAASAAELLRLLAYTPCDVLVTDFAMPEQGLQAEDGLRLIKRLRRDWPAISIVVLTSMSNVAILRSILAAGAMSLLNKVESMDELAAAVRFAGVGRRYLSTSIVSALAVAGAETDALGEGPRLSPREIEVVRMFASGLSITEIARFMKRDVRTISRQKRDAMSKLGVQNDPGLFAFARAHGMT
- a CDS encoding response regulator transcription factor; amino-acid sequence: MIAFTQRIKLAVADDHPLVILAIERLIANVQNIEIVCRAQDSTGLVEALETQECDVVIMDFYMPGGEHGDGIDLIKYIVEHHPKAAIVVLSMTTDADLIARALDAGANAVVSKQDRLELIYVAIVTVLAHEDYLGPSVRILLADANSANRVDLIRQKLTRRELDVIARYARGGNVTEIARELGRSVKTISAQKCAAMRKLDLSTDAELYRFAFDSGLVQAQRLGV
- a CDS encoding response regulator transcription factor: MDSKIRIIVADDHAVVREGIRIWLERDPRVEVVATADDTESLADRIDSFPCDVVISDIGMRGINGENNAIAFLRRFLRQPQRPRVIIVTMIAQPQMLAGLLDLGVDGLVDKRDCMDALNQAVIEVIDGGRFVSTHAGALLGNEMVNVTGRAGVLSAREWEVLQLYASGLSLISIAQRLARSVKTIGTQKRSAMRKLGLRSELELIDYLRQIGLA
- a CDS encoding aquaporin; this translates as MFKKLIGECVGSFSLVFFGCGSTALASGYFRPDMGLVCQAVAFGLAATTLVYVLRPVCSAHFNPAVTVGFAIANRFPVRDLGPTIAAQVVGATAGGWLLYVVASARPGISPDLIAFGANGYGAHSPAGYQLHAALIVEALMTFVFVLVTLSVASGRRARFNDAALIGLSLTLCSLLAIPVTNASLNPARSTGAALVVGGWALDQLWLFWAAPLAGGVLAGLIHPMLQRSASSKSEPQTRVGRIDSALDKQLS